A part of Deltaproteobacteria bacterium genomic DNA contains:
- a CDS encoding ABC transporter ATP-binding protein — translation MPEAASSSEATDGIPLFHAGRLEKVYRTGGDVEVRALNGVDLDLYEGELVVLLGPSGSGKSTLLNILGGLDVPTDGTLSYRGRDITGADEKELTRFRRDTVGFIFQFYNLIPSLTARENVALITDIARNPMSPEEALDLMDLGDRMDHFPSQLSGGEQQRVAIARAIAKRPEVLLCDEPTGALDVKTGITVLGAIERVNRELGTLAVVITHNAVIAEMADRVIHLSSGRITQIHRNLERRPVRTLEW, via the coding sequence ATGCCCGAAGCCGCGTCATCGTCTGAGGCAACCGACGGAATACCCCTTTTCCACGCCGGTCGCCTGGAAAAGGTGTACCGCACCGGTGGTGACGTCGAGGTGCGTGCGCTGAACGGCGTTGATCTGGACCTATATGAAGGAGAACTCGTCGTCCTGCTTGGGCCGTCCGGCAGCGGAAAATCGACACTGCTCAACATTTTGGGCGGACTCGATGTGCCGACGGACGGAACTCTCTCCTATCGCGGCAGGGATATCACCGGGGCTGACGAGAAGGAACTGACGCGGTTTCGGCGCGATACCGTCGGTTTCATCTTCCAATTCTACAATCTCATCCCCAGCCTCACGGCTCGCGAAAACGTGGCGCTTATCACCGACATCGCCAGGAATCCCATGTCGCCGGAAGAGGCCTTGGACCTGATGGACCTGGGCGACCGAATGGACCATTTCCCATCGCAGCTCTCCGGTGGCGAGCAGCAGCGGGTCGCCATCGCCCGCGCCATAGCGAAGCGCCCCGAGGTCCTTCTGTGCGATGAGCCGACCGGCGCGCTGGACGTGAAAACGGGCATCACCGTACTCGGGGCCATCGAACGGGTGAACCGCGAACTCGGAACCCTTGCCGTGGTCATTACGCACAATGCCGTCATCGCCGAGATGGCGGACCGGGTGATTCACCTTTCCAGCGGCCGGATCACTCAGATCCACCGGAACCTCGAACGTCGCCCGGTGCGCACTCTCGAATGGTAG
- a CDS encoding ABC transporter permease: MRPLDRKLFRDLGKMKGQMIAVGLVMVCGLAVMIMARSLILSLESTCDVYYIDYRFADVFCDLKRAPNSLHTRLAEISGVAAVDTRVNGALVLDLPGMREPADGIIVSLPDDRPQQLNLLHLRTGRLPEIGSRDEVVVSEAFADAHGFKPGDTIDATIYGSRERVRIVGVALSPEFVFESRAGEALPDHRRFGVFWMNERELADAFDLDGAFNNVVVDLAPGTDTRAVLAELDRLLEPYGGRVAYDRTDHASARLVDDEIKGLRVSALAFPAIFLSIAAFMTSAALTRLIRTQREQIAQLKAFGYSSGEVGLHYLKFVLVVVAAATSVGGILGFLLGGQVVELYHEFYRFPSLVFRPDWPAIFVALAAAAAASFLGVFGAVRQAMKLPPAEGMRPEPPAQFKPAVLERLGLQKLVSPAFRMALRNIERKPWQAFFTTVGLAFATAIPIVPGSFRDGIAYVMDFQWRLAQRQDVTVGLIEPGSASAFSAMQHLPGVFSAEPFRAVAARLRHGHREHRVAVTGLPREVRLNRLLDQRGVPAALPLTGLLLSEELAKVLDATPGDSLRIEVQEGRRPVIEAPLTGTITDFSGVGAYMEINALRRLMREGGTINGAHLSVDRARWDDFLAEVKRSSRIGALTITEALRAGFDETLAEMMGTIQAIYFSFAVIVAFGVVYNGARIALSERSRDLATLRVVGFTNREVAAVLIGELVLLTIIAIPFGLLLGARLAKWILEVSGTETIRFPLILTSRTYATSVLIVLLSSGLSFAVVSRRIRKLDLLGVLKARE; this comes from the coding sequence ATGCGCCCGCTCGATCGAAAACTCTTCCGCGACCTCGGCAAAATGAAAGGCCAGATGATTGCCGTCGGATTGGTCATGGTATGCGGGCTTGCCGTGATGATCATGGCGCGCAGCCTGATTCTCTCCCTCGAATCCACGTGCGACGTCTATTACATCGACTACCGGTTTGCCGACGTCTTTTGCGACCTGAAGCGGGCGCCGAATTCCCTGCACACCCGACTCGCGGAGATTTCAGGGGTCGCGGCCGTCGATACGCGAGTCAACGGCGCGCTTGTGCTCGACCTGCCCGGCATGCGGGAACCGGCCGATGGCATAATTGTTTCGCTGCCGGATGACCGTCCTCAGCAATTGAACTTGCTTCACCTGCGCACGGGGCGCCTACCCGAGATCGGCAGCCGCGACGAGGTCGTGGTAAGCGAAGCCTTCGCTGACGCCCACGGGTTTAAGCCGGGCGACACCATCGACGCGACCATCTATGGCAGCCGCGAACGGGTGCGCATCGTCGGCGTCGCCCTGTCACCGGAGTTTGTGTTCGAGTCGCGCGCCGGCGAAGCGTTACCCGATCACCGCCGCTTCGGCGTCTTCTGGATGAACGAACGGGAACTCGCCGACGCGTTCGATCTGGATGGCGCCTTTAACAATGTAGTTGTTGACCTGGCGCCGGGCACCGATACCCGGGCCGTGTTGGCGGAACTCGATCGCCTGCTCGAACCTTACGGCGGGCGCGTGGCCTACGATCGAACGGACCACGCTTCGGCCCGGCTGGTGGATGACGAGATCAAGGGACTTCGTGTGAGCGCCCTTGCATTCCCGGCGATTTTTCTGAGTATCGCCGCGTTCATGACGAGCGCCGCTCTCACGCGACTTATTCGCACCCAGCGCGAGCAGATCGCTCAGCTAAAAGCTTTCGGCTATTCTTCAGGCGAGGTCGGGCTGCATTACCTGAAATTCGTTCTGGTGGTTGTCGCGGCCGCGACCTCGGTTGGGGGAATTCTCGGATTCTTGCTGGGCGGCCAAGTGGTTGAACTCTATCACGAGTTTTACCGTTTCCCCTCACTCGTCTTTCGGCCCGACTGGCCGGCCATCTTCGTTGCGCTCGCGGCGGCGGCGGCCGCCTCCTTCCTGGGCGTTTTCGGCGCTGTCCGGCAGGCCATGAAGCTCCCGCCGGCCGAGGGGATGCGTCCGGAGCCGCCGGCGCAGTTCAAGCCCGCGGTGCTCGAACGTCTCGGACTCCAGAAGCTGGTATCTCCCGCCTTTCGCATGGCGCTCCGTAATATCGAGCGCAAGCCGTGGCAAGCATTTTTCACTACGGTTGGCCTGGCGTTTGCAACCGCAATTCCCATCGTCCCGGGTTCTTTCCGCGACGGCATTGCCTACGTGATGGATTTCCAATGGCGCTTGGCCCAACGGCAGGATGTCACTGTCGGCCTGATCGAGCCGGGCTCGGCGAGCGCTTTCAGCGCCATGCAACATCTCCCCGGAGTGTTTAGCGCCGAACCATTTCGAGCCGTAGCGGCGAGGCTTCGGCATGGCCATCGTGAGCATCGCGTCGCCGTCACCGGTCTCCCCCGTGAGGTTCGGCTGAACCGCCTGCTGGATCAACGGGGTGTGCCGGCCGCTTTACCTCTCACGGGCCTCCTGCTTTCCGAAGAGCTGGCGAAGGTACTCGACGCGACCCCGGGTGACAGTCTTCGCATCGAGGTGCAGGAAGGTCGGCGGCCCGTGATCGAGGCGCCCCTGACCGGCACGATCACCGATTTCTCCGGGGTCGGCGCCTACATGGAGATCAACGCCCTGCGCCGCCTGATGCGCGAAGGCGGCACGATCAACGGGGCGCATTTGTCGGTCGATCGGGCCCGTTGGGACGACTTTCTCGCCGAGGTGAAAAGGTCATCCCGAATCGGGGCGCTCACGATCACCGAAGCCTTGCGCGCCGGCTTCGATGAGACGCTGGCCGAGATGATGGGTACGATTCAGGCAATCTACTTCAGTTTTGCTGTCATCGTGGCGTTCGGCGTAGTTTACAACGGCGCGCGCATCGCGCTCTCGGAACGCAGCCGCGATCTCGCCACATTGCGCGTTGTCGGTTTCACGAACCGCGAGGTCGCCGCTGTGTTGATCGGCGAGCTTGTCCTGCTTACCATCATCGCGATCCCATTCGGGCTCCTGTTGGGCGCCCGGTTGGCGAAATGGATCCTGGAAGTCTCCGGCACGGAAACGATACGATTCCCGTTGATTCTGACTTCACGGACGTACGCCACTTCCGTGTTGATCGTTCTGCTTTCCTCGGGATTATCTTTCGCCGTCGTCAGCCGGCGCATACGCAAACTTGACCTACTTGGAGTCCTTAAGGCCAGGGAATGA
- a CDS encoding HlyD family efflux transporter periplasmic adaptor subunit produces the protein MNSRESKPRRANRGLWRRFLLYVFLALFLSAVVAGLWPKPIQVETASVTRGPLTVSVLEEGKTRIRHRYVISPPVGGYLHRVELRAGAPIRAGQTVLATIQAEASGFLDPRTRAEAEARVQSTEATGMQRRSEVGRAKAALELSKKDFARLDALFHQGAIARQEWDAADNKVAILTRDLNSAEFALRAAEFEVVQARARLQQATSSEADGSGSIRIIAPIDGYVLNVYEENARVIAAGAPIMEIGDPRDLETEIELLSSDAVAVEPGAEVSIEQWGDETPLRGRVSLVERGGFTKVSALGVEEQRVKVRVDILDSPPPGRELGDRFRVEGRIVIWRGDDVLQVPTGALFRRGNDWMTFVVEDNRARLRKVGIDRNNGIAAEVLSGLSQGEAVIVYPPDKLTDGDSVAARSEGSIQLTAE, from the coding sequence ATGAACAGTCGTGAATCCAAGCCGCGTCGGGCCAACCGTGGTCTTTGGCGAAGATTCCTTTTATACGTGTTCCTCGCCTTGTTCCTTTCCGCTGTCGTCGCGGGGTTATGGCCCAAGCCGATCCAAGTGGAGACCGCCTCGGTCACGCGGGGACCACTCACGGTCAGCGTCCTCGAAGAAGGCAAAACGCGCATCCGCCATCGCTATGTAATCTCGCCGCCCGTCGGCGGATATCTCCACCGTGTGGAGCTTCGCGCCGGCGCTCCGATCCGGGCCGGCCAGACGGTTCTGGCGACCATTCAGGCTGAAGCTTCCGGGTTTCTGGATCCGCGAACGCGCGCCGAGGCGGAGGCGCGCGTGCAATCCACAGAGGCGACCGGAATGCAACGCCGGTCCGAAGTAGGACGCGCCAAGGCCGCGCTCGAGCTCTCAAAGAAAGACTTTGCACGCCTCGATGCACTATTTCACCAAGGCGCCATCGCCCGGCAGGAATGGGACGCCGCCGACAACAAGGTTGCAATCCTCACGCGTGACCTCAACTCCGCCGAGTTTGCCCTGCGCGCGGCCGAGTTCGAAGTCGTGCAAGCGCGCGCCAGGCTCCAACAGGCCACATCCTCCGAAGCGGACGGATCCGGCTCGATCCGTATCATTGCCCCGATCGATGGGTACGTCCTCAACGTTTACGAAGAGAATGCCCGTGTCATCGCGGCTGGCGCGCCCATCATGGAGATCGGCGATCCGCGGGACCTCGAAACGGAAATCGAGTTGCTCTCCAGTGACGCCGTGGCGGTCGAGCCGGGCGCGGAGGTATCGATCGAGCAATGGGGCGACGAAACGCCTTTGCGCGGACGGGTGAGTCTTGTGGAACGGGGCGGCTTTACGAAAGTATCGGCGCTCGGCGTCGAGGAACAGCGCGTCAAGGTGCGAGTCGATATTCTGGATTCTCCGCCGCCCGGCCGCGAACTCGGCGACCGTTTTCGCGTCGAGGGGCGCATCGTCATCTGGCGCGGCGACGATGTTCTGCAGGTTCCGACCGGAGCGCTTTTTCGGCGCGGCAACGACTGGATGACCTTTGTCGTGGAGGATAACAGAGCTCGTCTGCGAAAAGTTGGAATCGACCGCAACAATGGTATCGCGGCCGAGGTGCTTTCCGGACTGTCGCAAGGGGAAGCGGTGATCGTTTATCCGCCCGACAAATTGACCGACGGCGATTCGGTCGCCGCCCGTTCCGAAGGCTCGATCCAGCTCACGGCAGAGTAA
- a CDS encoding ATP-binding protein produces MDATAERILYPRFARSRLEEALQDTPVVLVHGPRQCGKTTLARMVGDAAGYEYITFDDDVQLAAAQADPVGFVASLPERTVLDEVQRVPTLFLALKSAVDRDRRSGRHILTGSSNVLLVPKLADSLAGRMEIQRLHPLSQDELGGKASRFIDELFAAKFRSRRLERLGPELAERICAGGYPTALSRSTPKRRAAWYRDYIETLVQRDVRDLTRISSLGAIPRLLQLAAGQTARLVNVAEMASAFQLSRPTIRDYVVLLERIFLLEHLPPWHSNRLSRLIKTPKLHMGDTGLAAALLGVDASALLKDRSMLGRLLETFVFQELRRQASWNETPVQFHHFRDKDGVEVDMVLEQAGKITGVEVKAAATVMEKDFRGLKKLRETTGERFAAGVVMYDGGNIAGFGENLYAIPIRALWEMK; encoded by the coding sequence ATGGATGCAACGGCTGAGCGGATCCTATACCCCCGATTTGCACGCAGCCGCCTGGAAGAGGCGCTGCAGGACACCCCGGTGGTGTTGGTCCATGGGCCGCGCCAGTGCGGCAAAACCACCTTGGCCCGTATGGTCGGCGATGCTGCGGGGTACGAATACATTACCTTTGATGACGATGTTCAACTGGCTGCGGCCCAGGCCGATCCGGTGGGGTTTGTGGCTTCCCTGCCGGAAAGAACCGTCCTGGATGAGGTCCAGCGTGTCCCGACCCTGTTTCTCGCTTTGAAATCGGCTGTTGACCGAGACCGCCGGTCGGGGCGCCATATCCTGACCGGTTCATCCAATGTGTTGCTGGTTCCCAAATTGGCGGATTCACTGGCGGGACGCATGGAGATCCAACGGCTGCACCCGCTGTCACAGGATGAGCTTGGGGGGAAAGCTTCCCGTTTTATTGACGAGCTGTTTGCCGCAAAGTTCAGGAGCCGCCGTTTAGAGCGCCTTGGGCCAGAGTTGGCAGAGCGGATTTGCGCAGGCGGCTATCCGACCGCACTTTCGCGCTCCACGCCGAAACGACGCGCGGCATGGTACCGTGACTATATCGAAACGCTGGTGCAGCGCGATGTCCGTGATCTGACACGCATCAGCTCTTTGGGAGCAATACCACGACTCCTTCAGCTTGCTGCCGGGCAAACCGCACGATTGGTCAATGTGGCCGAAATGGCGTCGGCCTTTCAGTTGAGTCGCCCGACCATTCGTGACTATGTGGTGCTGCTTGAAAGGATCTTCCTGTTGGAACATTTGCCTCCGTGGCACAGCAACCGACTGAGCCGCCTTATCAAGACGCCCAAATTGCATATGGGCGATACCGGTCTTGCCGCGGCCCTGCTCGGTGTTGACGCCTCAGCGCTTCTCAAAGACCGTAGTATGCTGGGCCGGTTGCTGGAGACGTTTGTCTTTCAGGAGCTAAGGCGACAAGCAAGCTGGAACGAAACACCGGTTCAATTCCATCATTTTCGGGACAAGGATGGGGTAGAGGTGGATATGGTGCTGGAGCAAGCTGGAAAAATAACAGGCGTCGAGGTAAAAGCCGCCGCTACGGTGATGGAAAAAGATTTTCGGGGGTTGAAAAAGCTACGGGAAACGACTGGAGAGCGATTTGCCGCCGGCGTTGTGATGTATGATGGGGGAAATATTGCCGGATTCGGCGAGAACCTGTATGCGATTCCGATCCGCGCACTTTGGGAAATGAAATGA
- a CDS encoding YciI family protein: MKYVCLGYIEEKKWETMSASGRNDFIDTCFAYDDVLRKEGRFIGGEALQSSRNAVTLQWKNGKVSITEGPYAETKEQLGGILILEARDLNHAIQLMSKHPGVKAGPFEIRPAEDLTGMILDSERRRSERGNEPERSGT, encoded by the coding sequence ATGAAATACGTATGCCTTGGCTACATCGAAGAGAAAAAATGGGAAACCATGTCCGCGAGCGGGCGAAACGATTTCATCGATACGTGTTTTGCCTACGACGACGTGCTTCGCAAGGAAGGCCGCTTCATCGGCGGCGAAGCGCTGCAAAGCTCCCGGAACGCCGTCACGCTGCAATGGAAGAACGGCAAGGTGTCGATTACCGAGGGTCCTTATGCCGAGACCAAAGAACAGCTTGGCGGAATTCTGATTCTCGAAGCCAGGGACCTTAACCACGCCATCCAGCTCATGTCAAAGCATCCGGGGGTAAAGGCGGGTCCCTTCGAGATCCGTCCCGCTGAAGATTTGACCGGAATGATCCTCGATAGTGAGCGGCGGCGTTCGGAAAGAGGGAATGAGCCGGAAAGGAGCGGAACATGA
- a CDS encoding SRPBCC domain-containing protein — protein sequence MNRLHFSIIIHSRKEKVWKAMLDPETFTLWTEAFAKGSYFEGSWNKGEKIRFLTPEGEGMSSIIAENKPFEFISIKHLGIIKDGVEDTQTPESKAWAPAFENYTFEERDGATELKVDVDAAPEFEEYMNRAWPKALARLKEICEGR from the coding sequence ATGAACAGGTTGCATTTTTCAATCATCATCCATTCACGGAAGGAGAAGGTCTGGAAAGCGATGCTGGACCCGGAGACCTTTACGCTCTGGACCGAAGCGTTCGCCAAGGGCTCCTATTTCGAGGGCTCCTGGAACAAAGGCGAAAAAATCAGGTTTCTGACACCCGAAGGCGAGGGCATGTCTTCCATTATCGCTGAGAATAAACCGTTTGAATTCATCTCGATCAAGCATCTGGGTATCATCAAGGACGGCGTTGAGGATACGCAAACTCCGGAAAGCAAGGCCTGGGCGCCCGCCTTTGAAAATTACACCTTCGAAGAGCGCGATGGCGCAACCGAATTGAAAGTCGATGTGGATGCTGCCCCGGAGTTTGAAGAATACATGAATAGAGCCTGGCCGAAGGCGCTCGCCAGGCTGAAAGAAATCTGCGAAGGGAGATGA
- a CDS encoding dihydrofolate reductase family protein: MRKLVVLSFITLDGVMQAPGGPEEDPTGGFRHGGWVFPYFDDFLGKVMDGQMGHPFDLLLGRRTYEIFAAHWPYVKTDEDPIAAGINNAKKYVASKTLKKLDWSNSELIKGDIPKEVKKLKEQDGPEMQVHGSGNFIQTLLKHDLVDELWLKIFPITLGRGKRLFAEGTIPVGFELLESKNSTTGVIVASYRRAGEVKTGSFALDVPSEAELARRKRLMEEG, translated from the coding sequence ATGCGAAAACTGGTCGTTCTGTCGTTCATAACCCTTGATGGCGTGATGCAGGCTCCAGGCGGGCCGGAGGAAGATCCAACCGGCGGATTCAGGCACGGTGGGTGGGTCTTTCCCTACTTTGATGACTTCCTCGGCAAAGTGATGGACGGGCAAATGGGTCATCCTTTTGATTTATTGCTGGGCAGAAGGACATATGAGATATTTGCAGCGCACTGGCCGTATGTGAAAACCGATGAAGATCCCATTGCGGCCGGGATTAACAACGCGAAAAAATATGTAGCGTCAAAGACGCTGAAGAAGCTTGACTGGAGCAATTCCGAGCTCATCAAGGGGGATATCCCTAAGGAAGTTAAGAAACTGAAGGAGCAGGACGGGCCCGAAATGCAGGTTCATGGCAGCGGCAATTTCATTCAAACGCTTTTGAAGCACGATCTGGTTGACGAGCTCTGGCTGAAAATATTCCCCATCACACTCGGCAGGGGCAAGCGTCTGTTTGCCGAAGGCACAATTCCGGTTGGTTTCGAGCTACTTGAGAGCAAGAATTCAACCACCGGGGTCATTGTTGCCTCTTATAGGCGCGCGGGAGAAGTCAAGACGGGATCGTTCGCCCTCGATGTCCCCAGTGAGGCCGAACTTGCACGCCGCAAGCGGCTGATGGAGGAGGGTTGA
- a CDS encoding transcriptional regulator — translation MDPRLKRQTYWLNQRQMTGLFEKDTDIIGLHIRNIYKEGDLPRKGTTGESSVVQDEGERQVRRKVNF, via the coding sequence TTGGATCCCCGCCTGAAGAGACAGACCTATTGGCTCAACCAACGCCAGATGACCGGGCTGTTTGAAAAGGACACGGACATTATCGGCTTGCACATCCGCAACATCTACAAAGAAGGCGACTTGCCCCGGAAGGGAACTACCGGGGAATCCTCGGTGGTTCAAGATGAAGGGGAGCGACAGGTTCGCCGCAAGGTCAACTTCTGA
- a CDS encoding SEC-C domain-containing protein: MVIARNAPCPCGSGKKYKKCCLGKEAGPSQALYYRRLSEAYDRLTDSLLAHATRTFGEEAVAEAMDEFLLWPGPEDEIGEDMFERVEPLFWPWFLFNREYDSTETEVELSGPEGRTVAELYAEARGSKLDPLERCLIESVNRKPYSFWQVLKVDKGKGMELQDVLKGSRLEVQERTGSEYVQPGDLGFGRAVSVDGVGMIIGLGPVVIPPSHKPDIIQLRKQLRHGRSAVTDDTLHEWDAEIRDLYFDIDHALNSMPQFCNTDGHPMEFHRLIYEVSSADEAFEKLGGLCVTMELDELRADAKRDNTGRIIRVEIPWDRHGHKASPGMSNTVLGRIVIDGRRLSAEVNSAERAETLRREIDVRLGDGTRFKLDEIQDPDSMMRRSASGTAAKKKSKEHEELMQHPEVQEQLAEIISRHWESWVDQSIPALGGESPRDAVKTADGREAVEALLQDAERGLGLDPLTREANRKGAQWVREFLGLNRR, translated from the coding sequence ATGGTAATCGCACGCAACGCACCCTGCCCCTGCGGTAGCGGGAAAAAATACAAAAAATGTTGTTTGGGTAAAGAAGCCGGACCTTCTCAAGCATTGTACTATCGGCGATTGTCAGAGGCATATGATCGCCTCACGGACAGTTTGCTTGCCCACGCCACCCGGACCTTTGGAGAGGAAGCCGTTGCCGAGGCGATGGACGAGTTTTTGCTGTGGCCCGGTCCGGAAGACGAAATCGGCGAGGACATGTTCGAGCGAGTCGAACCCCTGTTCTGGCCCTGGTTTTTGTTCAACCGGGAGTACGATTCCACTGAAACCGAAGTGGAGCTTTCGGGGCCGGAGGGCCGAACCGTGGCCGAACTGTATGCCGAAGCGCGAGGCAGCAAACTCGATCCGCTGGAGAGGTGTCTGATCGAAAGCGTCAACCGAAAACCATACAGTTTCTGGCAAGTGCTCAAGGTTGACAAAGGAAAGGGCATGGAGCTGCAGGACGTTTTAAAAGGCTCCCGTCTCGAGGTCCAGGAACGCACTGGATCAGAATACGTACAACCGGGCGATCTAGGTTTTGGTCGTGCGGTGTCGGTAGACGGCGTGGGAATGATCATCGGGCTTGGTCCGGTTGTTATTCCTCCGAGCCACAAACCGGATATCATTCAATTGAGAAAACAACTGCGTCATGGTCGATCCGCTGTGACGGACGACACCTTGCATGAATGGGACGCAGAAATCCGGGACCTGTATTTTGACATCGACCATGCTTTGAATTCCATGCCGCAATTCTGCAATACCGACGGACATCCGATGGAATTTCACCGGCTGATTTATGAAGTGTCCTCGGCCGACGAGGCTTTTGAGAAGCTCGGTGGTCTGTGCGTTACCATGGAGCTCGACGAACTACGGGCTGATGCAAAACGAGATAACACCGGCCGGATTATTCGGGTTGAAATTCCATGGGACCGTCATGGTCACAAGGCAAGCCCCGGAATGTCCAATACGGTATTGGGCCGCATTGTAATCGATGGCCGTCGATTGAGCGCGGAAGTCAACTCAGCGGAGCGGGCGGAGACATTACGCCGTGAGATCGATGTCAGACTGGGTGACGGCACCCGATTTAAGCTTGATGAGATTCAGGATCCGGATTCGATGATGCGTAGAAGCGCATCCGGAACTGCCGCAAAGAAGAAATCAAAGGAACATGAAGAACTTATGCAGCACCCTGAAGTTCAGGAGCAGCTGGCGGAAATCATCAGCCGACACTGGGAGAGCTGGGTGGATCAAAGCATTCCGGCCCTGGGCGGGGAATCTCCAAGAGATGCCGTAAAAACCGCTGACGGGCGTGAAGCCGTTGAAGCGCTCCTGCAGGACGCCGAGAGGGGGCTGGGGCTCGACCCCTTGACAAGGGAAGCCAACCGCAAAGGCGCGCAATGGGTAAGAGAATTTCTCGGTTTGAACCGGCGGTAA